The proteins below come from a single Denticeps clupeoides chromosome 15, fDenClu1.1, whole genome shotgun sequence genomic window:
- the atxn10 gene encoding ataxin-10 encodes MALPSHGSWVSLGVFRDRLPEKVTAEHLGSLQDLTAALRSPEFRASIDKDLFRVLLGVLTKLFCEVQDAVEGDESRPLCLQVTTETFRCLRNACVQCPPNQSALRELGFVSVGVGILSKLLEHHLDRWEHLCDARRCGIQFLGNLAAGNQACKDDIWEQSFPQLFLHLLQLGDEKAVGYGCMLLHSCLDQLKVEQMVGRDGQPAVARRVVVLCKTHPQLDWPILIVTEHLLRSPGFIQEIYSNSSDEERLTLLELVSAHLAEGQTDSEDCGIPPGAAEFLASCFHSSCKDVLLLHSDSCSDAEAALAVIRLLEILCEMTSDRKAFMFLQDYPDLLETAVALLKEVHLLGKEGGNVFTVAQDFSRVGPGPASSHPAVSFKAHLVRLVGNLCHGNSNNQNKLRELDGIPLILDNCSIDSNNPFISQWAVFAIRNILERNAENQSLVQALKRQGVADDSALREMGFQVEERDGSLLLRPLNKSPQP; translated from the exons ATGGCGCTGCCCAGTCATGGTTCGTGGGTCTCTTTAGGCGTGTTCAGAGATCGGCTTCCAGAAAAAGTCACCGCGGAACACCTCGGCTCTTTACAGGACCTGACTGCGGCTCTACGGTCCCCGGAGTTCAG AGCCAGCATTGATAAAGACCTCTTCAGAGTTCTGTTAGGCGTGCTGACCAAGCTTTTCTGCGAGGTCCAGGATGCAGTCGAGGGAGATGAGTCCAGGCCTCTGTGCCTTCAGGTGACCACAGAGACCTTCAGGTGTCTGAGAAACGCCTGTGTCCAGTGTCCCCCGAACCAGAGCGCTCTGAG GGAGCTGGGATTCGTAAGTGTTGGTGTTGGTATTCTCAGCAAGCTTCTGGAACATCACCTGGACAGGTGGGAGCACCTCTGTGACG CCCGCCGATGTGGGATTCAGTTTCTTGGTAATCTGGCAGCGGGGAACCAGGCCTGCAAAGATGACATCTGGGAGCAGAGTTTCCCTCAGCTCTTTCT ACATCTGCTGCAGCTTGGCGATGAGAAGGCGGTGGGATACGGCTGCATGCTGCTCCACAGCTGCCTGGACCAGCTCAAGGTGGAGCAGATGGTGGGACGTGACGGCCAGCCGGCAGTTGCTCGGAGGGTGGTGGTGCTGTGCAAGACTCATCCGCAGCTTGACTGGCC GATTTTGATTGTTACCGAGCACCTTCTCAGGTCGCCTGGGTTCATTCAGGAGATCTACTCCAACTCCAGCGATGAGGAGAG GTTGACGCTGCTGGAGCTAGTCTCTGCTCACCTGGCAGAAGGTCAAACAGACTCTGAGGATTGTGGGATTCCTCCGGGTGCAGCAGAGTTCCTGGCATCGTGCTTTCACAGCAGCTGTAAGGACGTCCTGCTGCTGCACTCGGACTCGTGCTCCGATGCCGAG gCAGCTCTGGCTGTGATCAGGTTGCTGGAGATTCTGTGTGAGATGACGTCTGACCGCAAGGCCTTCATGTTCCTGCAGGATTACCCAGACCTGCTGGAAACTGCAGTTG CTCTCCTTAAGGAGGTCCATCTCCTGGGCAAAGAGGGTGGAAATGTGTTTACCGTCGCCCAGGACTTCTCCCGCGTGGGACCAGGACCCGCCTCCTCACACCCCGCCGTCAGCTTTAAAGCTCATCTGGTGCGGCTGGTTGGGAACCTGTGCCATGGAAACAGCAACAACCAGAACAAG CTCCGGGAGCTGGATGGGATTCCTCTCATCCTCGACAACTGCAGCATCGACAGCAACAACCCCT TTATTAGCCAGTGGGCCGTCTTTGCCATCCGGAACATTCTGGAGCGCAATGCGGAGAACCAGAGCCTGGTGCAGGCTCTGAAGAGGCAGGGCGTGGCCGACGACTCTGCTCTGAGGGAAATGGGCTTTCAGGTGGAGGAGCGAGACGGCAGCCTGCTTCTCCGGCCGCTCAACAAGAGCCCTCAGCCCTGA